A region of the Serinicoccus profundi genome:
GGCCCAGCGCCGGGAGCGCAGCGTCGGGTCCTCCGAGACGTTCACCCACGACGTCGATGACCCCCAGGCCATCCGTCGCCAGCTGCTGCACCTCGCCGACCGCACGGCGAGCCGGATGCGGCACGCCGGGGTGCTCGGGCGCACCGTGGTCCTCACCGTGCGCTTCTCCGACTTCACCACGATCACCCGCTCGCGCACCGTGGCGAGCCCGACCGACGTCACCCGGGAGGTGCACGCGGTCGCCTGCTCGCTGTATGCCGCACTCGGGTTGCAGCGTGCCCGCATCCGGATGCTGGGTGTGCGGGTGGAGGGCATCACCGAGGCGGACCAGACCCTCGTGCAAGGTCGGCTCGACGAGCCGGAGAACGGCTGGCGCGAGGCAGAACGCGCGGCCGACCTCGCCGTCGCGAGGTTCGGTCTCCAGGCGGTGCGACCAGCCAGTCTGCTGACCCGCGACCGGTGACGCAGCACCCCTTGAGCGAGCGCGCACGTCGGCCGGGAACTCCAGGTAGTGCTCCGCCCGTTGACGTCTTATCCTGGATGTCAGCAACGTGGTGTCGGCTCGTGTTCTGTCGCCGACCCACCAGACGCACCACCGGAGGTGAACGTGCCGCTCTCAGACCACGAGCAGCGTGTGCTTGAGCAGATGGAGCAGGCCCTCTATGCCGAGGACCCCCGTCTGGCCAGCCAGCTCCAGCGGTCCGCCAGCACCGGTGCGGCGGCAGGCCTGGACCGTCGACGGCTCGCCCTGGGCGTCCTGGTGGCCCTGGCGGGGCTGGCGCTCGTCGTCGTCGGCGTCATGTCCTCCATGATCTGGGTCGGAGCCCTCGGCTTCCTGGCCATGGTCATGGGCGGGGCGTGGGCCGCCTCGCCGGCCCGCTCGGGCTCCGGACGATCCGGCTCGGCCCGACAGGGCACGTTGGGCGTCGTCGGCAAGGACGGCACGGTGCGCAAGCCGAGCTCCGGCGCCCGCAAGGGCTCCCGGTCCGGTGGCTTCATGCAGCGCATGGAACAGCAGTGGGATCGCCGACGGGAGCAGGGTCCCTGAGTTCAGACGCCGCTGATCGCGACCCGGGCCGGGCCCGGGTCGCTGACATTTCCCCTCCCGGCCGTCCGGAGCTGCTCCCGCTGCTCCGTGCGGTCGCTGACGGTGACCAGCAGGCTTTCGCCGAGGTCTACGACCTGCTCTCGCCACGCGTCTTCGGGCTCGCCCTGCGCATCGTGCGCGACCGCGGCCTGGCCGAGGAGGTCACGCAGGACGTCTTCATGCAGATCTGGAGACAGGCCGGCGAGGTCGACCCCGCGCGCGGCTCGGCCATCGGCTGGGCCATGACCCTCACCCACCGCCGGGCCGTCGACCGGGTGCGTTCAGAACAGGCGCAATCCGATCGGCTGCACCGCTACGAATCCCAGCAGACGACGACGCCCTACGACGTCACGGCAGAAGAGGTGGCCGAACGCTCGGAAGCAGAACGGGTCCACGCAGCGTTGGACCGGATCGGTGAGCCGCACCGGACGACGGTGGCCCTGGCCTACTTCTCCGGGCTGACCCAGAGCGAGGTCGCCCAGCGGCTGGACATCCCGCTGGGCACGGCCAAGACGAGGATCAGGGACGGACTGAAGAAGTTGCGCGGACAGATGGATGGAGGTGCGCAGCGATGAACGAGGAGGAGATGCACGAGATGGCGTTCGCCTACGCGATCCATGCCCTCGACGACGACGACCGTCAGACGTTCGAGGCGCACCTCGCCGAGTGTCCCGCGTGCCAGCGTGACGTCGTGCAGACGCAGGACGCCGTGGCCGGCCTCAGCGAGGATCTCGCCGTGGAGCCCCCACCGCACCTGCGCTCCGTGGTCCTGGACCGCGTGGCCGCCGAGGCGTCGACCGTGACCCCTCTCGCGCCGCGCCGCGACGGCCGGGCGAGCAGCGAGACCCGGCGTCGGGAGCACCGCCCGGTGCGGTGGCTCGCCGCCGCGGCGGCCGCGGTCGTCCTCGCCGGAGGAGTCTGGGGAGTGTCCCGGACGCTCGACCCCGACCCCACCAGCCAGGTGCTGCAGGCCGCCGACGCCGCCGAGCACACCGCAGACACCGAGGACGGGCCGGTCGCGGTGGTCGTCTCCGACGCCGCCGGTCAGGCCGTCGTCCAGCTGCCCGGCAACTTCGCCGCCCCGCAGTCGGGGCAGGGTCTACCAGGCGTGGTTCGTCGGTCCCGACGGCGCGGCGCGATCGGCCGGTCTGCTCACCGCGGAGACGGTGGCCGAGGGCCGGAGTCTCCTCGAGGGCTCACCGGACGGTGCGGTGGCGGTCGGTCTCACGGTCGAGCCCGCAGGTGGCTCGACCCAGCCTACGACGGAACCCTTCGTCGTCGTCCCGCTCGCCTGACGGCTCCGCCGGCGTGATGTCCATCACATCGGCAAACTGACGGGTGCTCGGCCACGAACTCTTCGTGATCCCCCGATCGGTGCAGCACGACCGCTGCGACGTCACCCTGCGAAGGAGAGGCCCATGAAGATCTCGACCGTCCTGGCCGCACTGGCGGTGGTGGTCGGCGTCGTCCTGCTGGTCCTCGGCCTCCGGCAGCCCCCGGACCCGCCCTCACCGGCACCGTCCTCGGCGCAGTCGTCCGAGGAGTCCGCGGGCTCCGAGGACGCGACACCTGATGAGGACGCGGCGACCGAGCCCGGACCGCCCGGTCCGGCAGGATCGGACTCCGCGGCCCAGACGCAGGACGCCGTCCCCTCCGCCGAGGGAGACGCTGCTCCGGCGGAGGAGGAGCCCGAGCCGGTCGCGGCGCTGGACCCCTCCGAACCCGTCGAGGTGCGCATACCCTCGATCGAGGTCACCAGCCCGCTCCACCCGTTGGGCCTGGCCGATGACGGAACCCTCATGGTGCCGAGCGGGGACCGGTATGACGAGGCCGCGTGGTACGACGGCTCACCGACCCCCGGCGAGATCGGCCCGACGGTCATCGAGGGCCATGTCACGGCAGCTGGTGGAGTCCCCTCGATCTTCTTCGAGCTCGGGGCTCTGACCCCCGGGGACACCGCCGAGGTCGAGCGGGAGGACGGGAAGACGGTGACCTACGAGATCTACCGGGTCGACCAGTTCGCCAAGGACGAGTTCCCGACGGTGGACGTCTACGGACCGACGGACGGACCGGAGCTGCGGCTGATCACCTGCGGCGGAGAGTTCGACGAGCAGGAGCAGAGCCACGAGGACAACACCGTGGTGTATGCCCGCATGGTCGAGGGCTGAGCCCACCGACCACGGCCGGTTCTCCGGTGCCATCCGCAGGGAGACCGGCACCGGAGGACCGCGACGTCAGGCGGGGGTGAGCACCAGCGCGCTGACGACGAACATCGCGATGAGCGCGAACGCGGTCGCCAGCTCGATGAGGATGTTGAGGCCGACGGCGCGCAGGGCGTGCTTCGTGGCCCGCACGGCCTCCCGCCGGTCCCGCGTGCGGACGAGGGAGATGAGGAAGATCCCCAGGGGGAAGCCGATGAACAGCCCGACGACGGGGATGAGCACCCCGAGCACGAGGGCGCAGAGAACCCCGATGACCAGGGTCGAGGTCCGCACGCCGGCCCGTTTCATCCGCTGGCCGGGGATCGCCCACTGCAGGGCCACCCCGAGCAGGTAGACGAGAGCGGAGAGCCCGAAGACGACCCAGGCCAGGGTCGTCTGCTCCTTGAGGGCCCACGCCAACGAGCCCGCGAGCACGATGACCAGCCCGGGCAGCACGGGGATGACGATCCCGACCACCCCGATGAGCATGAGCACCAGGATGAGGATCTCTACGGGCGACATGAGGCAGATTGTGCCCGATGCAGCACGACGCCCGCCCCGGACGGTGCCGGGGCGGGCGTCGTGCTGCCGCGTGGGCGGCTCGGTCCGGGGTCAGACCGCGGGCGTCTCCTGCTGCTCGAGCCGGTGGGTCTCGTCGAGGATGTCCACGTCGTTCTGGGCACGCAGCTTGTCGAGGTGCTCACGCCCGTGGTGGGCGCAGAAGTGCAGGTGCAGCCCGTCACCGAGGCTGGCTCGGATGTAGGCCTGCGCCCCACAGCGGTCGCAGCGGTCGGCAGCGGTGAGTTCGGGGGTCAGAGTGGCGTTCACGGCGGGTCTCCTCTCCAGGGGCCAACCAGCGGTTGGTCGACCCAGTCAAGCACGTCAACGTCGCCGGACCGCGTCTTTGTGCCCGTGAGGTGCGGCGTTTCGCTCTGCGCGTAAGTCCGCCGTCCGCGAGCCCCGCACCGGGGCCGTGACGCGCCCTGCCTCCCGGGGACCGTCGGTCCTGCGCGCTAGCCTGCGGACGTGACCACTCAGGACTACTCCGCCCGGCACCTGCAGGTTCTCGAAGGCCTGGAGGCGGTCCGCAAGCGCCCGGGGATGTATGTCGGCTCCACCGACTCCCGCGGCCTCATGCACTGCCTGTGGGAGATCATCGACAACGCCGTCGACGAGGCGCTGGGTGGTCACGGGGACCGGATCGAGGTCATCCTTCACCGGGACGGTTCGGTGGAGGTGCGGGACCGCGCCCGGGGCATCCCCGTCGACATCGAGCCGCGCACCGGCCTGACCGGGGTCGAGGTGGTCTTCACCAAGCTGCACGCGGGGGGCAAGTTCGGTGGCGGGTCCTACGCCGCCTCCGGCGGCCTGCACGGCGTCGGGGCCTCCGTGGTCAACGCCCTGTCCGCGCGACTGGACGTCGAGGTCGACCGGGCGGGCAAGACCTACGGCATGAGCTTCCGCCGCGGGGAGCCGGGGTCCTTCGACGACGGCCGCGCCGAGCCCGACCCGGAGGCGAGCTTCAGCCCCTTCGAGCGGCAGAGCGAGCTCGCGGTGGTCGGCAAGGCCAGGCGTGGTGTGACCGGCACCCGGGTGCGCTACTGGGCCGACCCGCAGATCTTCCTCAAGAAGGCCGAGTTCGCCTACGACGAGCTCGTCGCGCGCGCCCGGCAGACCGCGTTCCTCGTCCCGGGGCTCACCCTGGTCATCCGCGACGAGCGGCGGCTGCCCGGCACGCCCGGGGCGGAGGGCCCCACCGAGGACACCTTCGCCTACTCCGGCGGGATCGCCGAGTATGCCGAGTACCTCGCCACCGACCCCGCGGTCACCGACGTGTGGCGCCTCCAGGGGTCGGGCACCTTCACCGAGACGGTCCCGATGCTGGACGAGCTGGGCCACATGGTCTCCAAGGAGACCGAGCGCGAGTGCGAGGTCGACGTCGCGCTGCGCTGGGGGACCGGCTACGACACCACGGTCCGCAGCTTCGTCAACATCATCACCACCCCCAAGGGCGGCACCCACGTCGCGGGTTTCGAGCAGGCGCTCATGAAGGTCTTCCGCAAGCAGCTGGAGCTCAACGCCCGCAAGCTCAAGGTCGGCGGCGACAAGGTCGAGAAGGACGACATCCTGGCCGGCCTCACCGCCGTCGTCACGGTGCGCCTCCCCGAGCCGCAGTTCGAGGGGCAGACCAAGGAGGTGCTGGGCACGAGCGCGGTGCGCTCCATCGTCTCCCGCACCGTCGAGGCCGCCCTCACCGAGCGGCTCACGAGCAAGCACCGGGGCGACAAGGCCCAGGCGGCGCTGCTCCTGGACAAGGTCGTCTCGGAGATGAAGTCGCGCATCTCCGCCCGCCTGCACAAGGAGACCCAGCGTCGCAAGAACGCCCTGGAGTCCAGCTCCCTGCCGTCCAAGCTCGCCGACTGCCGCAGCAACGACACCGAGCGCTCCGAGCTGTTCATCGTCGAGGGCGACAGCGCCCTCGGCACCGCCAAGCTGGCGCGCAGCAGCGACTACCAGGCGCTCCTGCCGATCCGCGGCAAGATCCTCAACGTCCAGAAGGCCTCGGTGCAGGACATGCTGTCCAACGCCGAGTGCGCGGCCATCATCCAGGTCATCGGGGCCGGCTCCGGCCGCTCCTTCGACCTCGACATGGTGCGCTACGGCAAGGTCATCATCATGACCGACGCGGATGTCGACGGCGCCCACATCCGTACCCTCCTGCTCACCCTCTTCTTCCGCTACATGCGGCCGCTCGTCGAGGCCGGGCGGGTGTATGCCGCGATGCCTCCGCTGCACCGGATCGAGGTGAGCGGGGGGCGAGGCAAGGGGCGCGAGCGGGAGTACCTCTACACCTACACCGAGGCCGAGATGCGCCGCACGGTCACCGGCCTGGAGAAGAAGGGGCGCGTCGTCAAGCAGCCCATGCAGCGCTACAAAGGCCTGGGGGAGATGGACGCCGACCAGCTGGCGGAGACGACGATGGACCCCCGCCACCGCACTCTGCGGCGCATCACCCTGGCCGACGCGGCCGTCGCCGACGGGGTCTTCGACCTGCTCATGGGGTCCTCGGTCGCCCCGCGCAAGGACTTCATCGTCGAGTCCGCCCACGACCTCGACCGCGAGCGCATCGACGCCTGAGCAGGGCGGCGCCCGGCCGCACGGCTCGTGAGGGTGGCGAGGGGAACCGTCCGGAGGCGGTAGACTAGTTGTTTCCCCGTGGCTCTCCCTGTGCCCGGGTGACCCCTCAGGACGATCCGTTCCTGGGGGACGTCGGGCGCCGTGTCGAGCGCCTGGAGGTAGGTCCGGTCACGCCGAAGGGCGTCGAGGCGAGAACCCACCTCGACCCCCTGCGAAGAGGTGAGCCATCCATGGCCAAGACCACCGGTGCCGGTTCGTCCGGCAAGAAGCCCCGCCACAGCCCAGCTCAGAAGAAGGCCGCGCGCCAGGCGCGAGAGAAGCAGGCCCGAGCCCAGCTCAAGGGCGGGCGCGGCGACCGCCGAGGCGCCGGGCGCCCCTTCTCCGACGACGGTGCCGACAAGCAGCGCTGGCGCGACCGCGACGACCGGGACCCGCGTGGTCGTGGCGACCGGGCCGACCGGCGTCGCGACGGCGAGGACCGTGGCACCGACCGTCGCCCCGGTGGTGAGCGTCCGCGTCGTGACTGGGAGGACCGTCGCGGTGGCGGTGGCTACGAGCGGCGCGACCAGGGTGCGCGTGGTGGTGCCGACCGTCGCCCCGGTGGTGAGCGTCCGCGCCGTGACTGGGAGGACCGTCGCGGCGGCAGTGGCTACGAGCGTCGCGACCAGGGTGCCCGTGGTGGCGCCGAGCGTCCGCGTCGTGACTGGGAGGACCGCGGCGACCGTCGTCCCGGTGGTGACCGTCCGCGTCGTGACTGGGAGGACCGCCGTGGTGGCGGTGGCTACGAGCGTCGCGACCAGGGTGCCCGTGGGGGTGCTGACCGTCCGCGTCGTGACTGGGAGGACCGTGGCGCCGACCGCCGAGGCGGCCGCTCCTTCGACCGTCGGGACGACGGCCCCCGCGAGACGCGCGGCTACCAGGAGCGCACCTGGCGCTCGCACCGCGAGGAGCGCGAGGGCCGGCCGGCCCGTGGGCACCACGAGGGCCGCAGCTGGGACGAGAGCCGTCGCCGGGACGACCGCGGCGCTCGCGACGACCGTGGCCCGCGGCGTGATCGCTGGGAGGACCGCCAGGACTCCTCGCGCGGTGGCCGCTCGTGGGAGCGCCCGCGCGGTGCCGACGACGCCTTCGTCGAGGCGGAGGCCGAGCGGGACGCCGCGGACGCGGCATACCAGGAGCGTCTGTCGGCGACCATGACCGAGGACACCTCGGCGGCCGTCCAGGAGGACAACGGCTTCGCCCCCCTCGGGCTGCACGAGGCGCTCGTCGCCACGCTCGCGCGCATCGGCATCACCACGCCCTTCCCGATCCAGGCCGCCACCATCCCGGACGCCATGGCCGGCCGCGACCTGCTGGGTCGGGGCCA
Encoded here:
- a CDS encoding DUF3040 domain-containing protein, whose product is MPLSDHEQRVLEQMEQALYAEDPRLASQLQRSASTGAAAGLDRRRLALGVLVALAGLALVVVGVMSSMIWVGALGFLAMVMGGAWAASPARSGSGRSGSARQGTLGVVGKDGTVRKPSSGARKGSRSGGFMQRMEQQWDRRREQGP
- the sigK gene encoding ECF RNA polymerase sigma factor SigK — protein: MGSPTGAGSLSSDAADRDPGRARVADISPPGRPELLPLLRAVADGDQQAFAEVYDLLSPRVFGLALRIVRDRGLAEEVTQDVFMQIWRQAGEVDPARGSAIGWAMTLTHRRAVDRVRSEQAQSDRLHRYESQQTTTPYDVTAEEVAERSEAERVHAALDRIGEPHRTTVALAYFSGLTQSEVAQRLDIPLGTAKTRIRDGLKKLRGQMDGGAQR
- a CDS encoding class F sortase encodes the protein MKISTVLAALAVVVGVVLLVLGLRQPPDPPSPAPSSAQSSEESAGSEDATPDEDAATEPGPPGPAGSDSAAQTQDAVPSAEGDAAPAEEEPEPVAALDPSEPVEVRIPSIEVTSPLHPLGLADDGTLMVPSGDRYDEAAWYDGSPTPGEIGPTVIEGHVTAAGGVPSIFFELGALTPGDTAEVEREDGKTVTYEIYRVDQFAKDEFPTVDVYGPTDGPELRLITCGGEFDEQEQSHEDNTVVYARMVEG
- a CDS encoding DUF456 domain-containing protein encodes the protein MSPVEILILVLMLIGVVGIVIPVLPGLVIVLAGSLAWALKEQTTLAWVVFGLSALVYLLGVALQWAIPGQRMKRAGVRTSTLVIGVLCALVLGVLIPVVGLFIGFPLGIFLISLVRTRDRREAVRATKHALRAVGLNILIELATAFALIAMFVVSALVLTPA
- a CDS encoding DUF7455 domain-containing protein, whose protein sequence is MNATLTPELTAADRCDRCGAQAYIRASLGDGLHLHFCAHHGREHLDKLRAQNDVDILDETHRLEQQETPAV
- a CDS encoding DNA gyrase/topoisomerase IV subunit B gives rise to the protein MTTQDYSARHLQVLEGLEAVRKRPGMYVGSTDSRGLMHCLWEIIDNAVDEALGGHGDRIEVILHRDGSVEVRDRARGIPVDIEPRTGLTGVEVVFTKLHAGGKFGGGSYAASGGLHGVGASVVNALSARLDVEVDRAGKTYGMSFRRGEPGSFDDGRAEPDPEASFSPFERQSELAVVGKARRGVTGTRVRYWADPQIFLKKAEFAYDELVARARQTAFLVPGLTLVIRDERRLPGTPGAEGPTEDTFAYSGGIAEYAEYLATDPAVTDVWRLQGSGTFTETVPMLDELGHMVSKETERECEVDVALRWGTGYDTTVRSFVNIITTPKGGTHVAGFEQALMKVFRKQLELNARKLKVGGDKVEKDDILAGLTAVVTVRLPEPQFEGQTKEVLGTSAVRSIVSRTVEAALTERLTSKHRGDKAQAALLLDKVVSEMKSRISARLHKETQRRKNALESSSLPSKLADCRSNDTERSELFIVEGDSALGTAKLARSSDYQALLPIRGKILNVQKASVQDMLSNAECAAIIQVIGAGSGRSFDLDMVRYGKVIIMTDADVDGAHIRTLLLTLFFRYMRPLVEAGRVYAAMPPLHRIEVSGGRGKGREREYLYTYTEAEMRRTVTGLEKKGRVVKQPMQRYKGLGEMDADQLAETTMDPRHRTLRRITLADAAVADGVFDLLMGSSVAPRKDFIVESAHDLDRERIDA